A genomic segment from Lignipirellula cremea encodes:
- the pnp gene encoding polyribonucleotide nucleotidyltransferase codes for MKVRVEKQIGRSTLSLETGYLAKQAAGCVIVQYGDTVVLTATATGPPRPGIDFFPLTCDYRERTAAAGKFPGGFIKREGRPTTKETLTARLIDRPIRPSFSAGFNDEVQIQSFVLSSDKAHDGDVLAMNGAAAACLISPMPFEGPLASVRVGRIDGEFLPFPTQDELEESDLDLIVSGSESAVLMIEGFARELPEQEMGDAIAYAHSVIKEICALQRELYAQLDVQKAPYTPPVDDGLMGKMRDRYYNDFRSAKQTSGKHDRADAVSALKERALAEMIPDPAAEGAIEINRFRKVWHDLEEAVIRDLILSGVRADGRGPKDLRNIECAVDILPRVHGSAVFQRGETQALITITLGTARDEQRVDGLLDEYSKKFMLDYNFPSFSVGECRPIRGPGRREIGHGALAERSVNPVLPGPDEFPYTIRVISDILESNGSSSMASVCGATLGLMAAGVPISNPVAGISVGLVKESDDKWTLLTDIIGDEDHFGDMDFKIAGTQNGITGIQLDLKINGISEEIIRATMAQSRETRIEILRKMLTAIRAPREEISPWAPRLLRTKIDSDKIGMLIGPGGRNIRSIQETTGCTIEVEEDGTVLIASTSREWAEAALQQIEACTATVQIGRIYDGRVTSIKDFGAFVEILPGRDGLCHISELSNEYVSSVADIFAVGDEMKVLVIDVDEQSRVKLSRRRALEELNLEDDVVPKAGEEGAAPRRPREERSGGERSGGGDRGGRDRGPRGGGGGGGGRRR; via the coding sequence GTGAAGGTTCGCGTAGAAAAACAAATTGGCCGCAGTACTCTCTCTTTAGAAACTGGATATCTTGCCAAGCAGGCCGCTGGCTGTGTGATTGTCCAGTACGGCGATACCGTCGTGTTGACCGCGACGGCGACGGGTCCGCCGCGACCGGGTATCGATTTCTTTCCGTTGACGTGTGATTATCGCGAACGGACTGCAGCTGCCGGTAAATTCCCCGGTGGCTTTATCAAACGAGAAGGTCGCCCCACGACCAAAGAAACGCTCACGGCGCGCTTGATCGATCGTCCGATCCGCCCGTCGTTTTCCGCTGGATTTAACGACGAAGTCCAGATCCAGAGCTTTGTGCTCTCTAGCGACAAAGCCCACGACGGCGATGTGCTCGCCATGAATGGCGCTGCCGCAGCCTGTCTGATTTCCCCCATGCCGTTCGAAGGCCCGCTGGCCTCCGTTCGTGTGGGTCGCATCGATGGCGAATTTTTGCCCTTCCCCACGCAGGATGAGCTGGAAGAAAGCGATCTCGATCTGATCGTTTCCGGCAGCGAATCCGCCGTGTTGATGATCGAAGGCTTCGCCCGCGAATTGCCCGAGCAGGAAATGGGCGATGCGATTGCATACGCCCATAGCGTCATCAAAGAAATCTGCGCCCTGCAGCGTGAACTGTACGCCCAGTTGGACGTGCAGAAAGCGCCGTACACGCCGCCCGTCGACGATGGCCTGATGGGCAAAATGCGGGATCGTTATTACAACGACTTCCGCTCCGCCAAGCAGACCTCGGGCAAGCATGATCGGGCCGACGCGGTTAGCGCTCTCAAAGAACGCGCCCTGGCCGAAATGATCCCGGATCCTGCGGCCGAAGGCGCCATCGAGATCAATCGTTTCAGGAAAGTCTGGCACGACCTCGAAGAAGCCGTGATTCGCGACCTGATCCTGTCAGGTGTGCGAGCCGACGGTCGTGGTCCCAAAGACCTGCGTAACATCGAATGTGCGGTCGACATCCTGCCCCGCGTTCACGGTTCGGCCGTGTTCCAGCGTGGGGAAACCCAGGCGTTGATCACCATTACCCTGGGCACCGCCCGCGATGAACAGCGGGTCGACGGTCTGCTCGACGAGTATTCCAAAAAGTTCATGCTCGATTACAACTTCCCGTCCTTCTCGGTTGGCGAATGCCGTCCGATTCGTGGTCCGGGTCGTCGTGAAATTGGTCATGGAGCCCTGGCGGAACGCAGCGTGAACCCGGTGTTGCCGGGTCCTGATGAATTCCCTTATACGATCCGCGTGATCTCCGACATTCTGGAATCGAACGGCTCGTCCTCGATGGCCAGCGTCTGCGGCGCCACCCTCGGTTTGATGGCGGCCGGCGTGCCGATCAGCAATCCGGTGGCCGGCATCTCGGTCGGTCTGGTCAAAGAATCCGACGACAAGTGGACCCTGCTCACCGATATCATCGGCGACGAAGACCACTTCGGCGATATGGATTTCAAGATCGCCGGAACGCAAAACGGCATCACGGGCATCCAGCTTGACCTGAAGATCAACGGCATCAGCGAAGAAATCATTCGCGCCACGATGGCCCAATCGCGTGAAACGCGTATTGAAATTCTCCGCAAAATGCTGACCGCGATTCGCGCTCCGCGTGAGGAGATTTCTCCCTGGGCGCCGCGTCTGCTTCGCACCAAGATCGACTCGGACAAAATCGGCATGCTCATTGGACCCGGCGGACGCAATATCCGCAGCATCCAGGAGACGACCGGCTGTACGATCGAAGTCGAAGAAGACGGCACCGTGCTCATCGCCAGCACCAGTCGTGAATGGGCCGAAGCAGCCCTGCAGCAGATCGAAGCCTGCACCGCCACGGTACAGATCGGCCGGATTTACGACGGCCGCGTGACCAGCATCAAGGACTTCGGCGCCTTTGTTGAAATCCTGCCCGGTCGCGATGGTCTCTGCCACATCAGCGAATTGTCGAACGAATATGTCAGCAGCGTTGCCGATATCTTCGCCGTCGGCGACGAGATGAAAGTGCTGGTGATCGACGTCGACGAGCAAAGCCGAGTCAAACTCAGCCGCCGACGCGCCCTCGAGGAACTCAACCTCGAAGACGATGTGGTGCCGAAGGCTGGCGAAGAAGGCGCTGCTCCCCGTCGCCCGCGTGAAGAACGCAGCGGTGGCGAACGCAGCGGCGGCGGCGACCGAGGCGGTCGTGATCGCGGCCCCCGCGGCGGTGGCGGCGGCGGTGGCGGACGTCGTCGTTAA
- a CDS encoding response regulator yields the protein MNENTVHILLVEDDEVSAEAVERAFRKARIANPIHLTRDGIEALDKLRGNGVEPIPRPYIILLDLNMPRMNGLEFLEELRSDPELKRSIVFVLTTSSADRDRLAAYDQFVAGYVVKSKVGDDFMNFISMLDHYWRVVEFPPRD from the coding sequence GTGAATGAGAACACGGTCCACATCCTGCTGGTCGAGGATGACGAGGTAAGCGCCGAAGCGGTCGAACGCGCCTTCCGCAAGGCCCGCATCGCTAACCCGATTCATCTAACGCGCGACGGTATCGAGGCGCTCGACAAACTCCGCGGTAACGGCGTGGAGCCGATTCCTCGCCCTTATATTATTCTGCTGGATCTCAACATGCCGCGGATGAACGGCCTGGAGTTTCTGGAAGAATTGCGGAGCGATCCCGAGCTGAAACGCAGCATCGTGTTTGTGCTGACGACCTCGTCGGCGGATCGCGATCGGCTGGCGGCCTACGATCAATTCGTGGCCGGGTATGTCGTGAAGTCGAAAGTGGGCGACGACTTTATGAACTTCATCAGCATGCTCGACCACTACTGGCGGGTCGTCGAGTTTCCCCCGCGGGATTGA
- a CDS encoding Mur ligase family protein, with translation MLNDLCIRDVAAVIGGRLRYGALPPLGGELEPIARIIVDSQSARAGDLYWSLPGSAGEGLLAEQAFGAGALGAVVSGRSLEPWSGCFSIEVEDARWAMWKLAAWNRRRFGGRLISIAGTVGKTTARSMIDAVLSPSLLGTHDLRSEDPEQGALLALLDLDPDSDYALLEMSGQTPGDLQAAARLCEPQIAVLMSASPRPGQRYQFHYAGEQGVLDSLHDDGWAVLNGDDPYLRRIAEKTDACVVWVGRNSDNDLVAEHVTSGGGKLSFVVDGQTFELNVWGRHHLNAALSAIAVGRLMGQSDDQIAAALRGYATTPVGCQIIDNGKWVIIDDSGSSNVAAMQAAMQLLREMRGGRRIVLCGDLEDDPTQAERFGAEIITHCGADQLAAWGAQAETLVAAARQAGMPQSQSGVYDSTAAAAEHLKATLGNGDVVLVKGRRTTGLLEVVKSLAAVEPPPAPRPPLIMPSLLEPFEVSPSGSILREIDPTLPPG, from the coding sequence ATGTTAAACGACCTGTGCATCCGCGATGTGGCCGCCGTGATTGGGGGCCGCCTGCGCTACGGCGCGTTGCCTCCATTGGGCGGCGAACTCGAGCCGATTGCGCGCATTATCGTCGACAGCCAGTCCGCCCGGGCCGGCGATCTGTACTGGAGCCTGCCGGGTTCCGCTGGCGAAGGCCTGCTGGCCGAACAGGCCTTTGGCGCCGGCGCTTTGGGCGCCGTGGTTTCCGGCCGCTCCTTAGAACCGTGGTCCGGCTGCTTTAGTATTGAAGTCGAAGACGCCCGCTGGGCGATGTGGAAACTGGCCGCCTGGAATCGTCGCCGCTTTGGCGGCCGGCTGATTTCCATCGCCGGGACGGTCGGCAAAACAACCGCCCGCAGCATGATCGACGCCGTCCTGTCGCCGTCGCTGCTGGGTACGCACGATCTCCGCTCTGAAGATCCCGAACAGGGCGCGTTGCTGGCGCTGCTGGACCTGGATCCCGATTCGGACTACGCCTTGCTGGAAATGTCCGGACAAACGCCCGGCGACCTGCAGGCCGCAGCACGGCTGTGTGAGCCGCAAATTGCTGTACTGATGAGCGCCAGCCCCCGACCGGGCCAGCGTTACCAGTTCCACTACGCGGGCGAACAGGGCGTCCTCGATTCACTGCACGACGACGGCTGGGCCGTCCTCAACGGCGATGATCCGTACCTGCGCCGTATTGCGGAAAAAACCGACGCCTGCGTGGTCTGGGTCGGCCGGAACTCGGACAACGACCTGGTCGCCGAGCATGTAACCAGCGGTGGAGGAAAGCTGTCCTTTGTGGTCGACGGCCAGACCTTTGAACTGAACGTCTGGGGACGCCACCACCTGAACGCGGCCCTGAGCGCGATCGCCGTGGGACGCCTGATGGGGCAAAGCGACGACCAGATCGCCGCCGCGCTGCGAGGCTACGCCACGACGCCGGTGGGATGCCAGATTATTGACAACGGGAAGTGGGTGATCATCGACGACTCCGGCAGCTCCAACGTGGCCGCCATGCAGGCCGCCATGCAGCTGCTCCGCGAAATGCGCGGCGGACGACGCATTGTGCTGTGCGGCGATCTCGAAGACGATCCCACGCAAGCGGAACGCTTTGGCGCCGAGATTATCACCCATTGCGGCGCCGATCAACTGGCCGCCTGGGGAGCTCAGGCCGAAACGCTGGTGGCCGCCGCCCGCCAGGCCGGCATGCCGCAGTCGCAATCGGGCGTGTACGATTCAACCGCAGCCGCCGCCGAACATTTGAAAGCAACGCTAGGGAACGGCGACGTGGTGCTGGTCAAGGGACGCCGCACCACCGGCCTGCTGGAAGTGGTCAAGTCGCTGGCCGCCGTCGAACCCCCGCCGGCCCCGCGCCCGCCGCTGATCATGCCTTCCTTACTCGAACCATTTGAAGTTTCGCCGTCTGGATCGATATTGCGGGAAATCGATCCTACCCTCCCTCCTGGGTAG
- a CDS encoding UDP-N-acetylmuramoyl-L-alanyl-D-glutamate--2,6-diaminopimelate ligase: MLQTRNRAGVSLREILPEARIFGADDIRITSCSGNAQECQPGDLFVAIVDADGDGHDEVAQAIDRGATALLTERPLVAGAPVCVVDDTREAFGRICHRLAGSPSDRMRVYGVTGTNGKTATSMLIASVLEAGGRGVGFTSSLGYSDGVKPEPASLTTPAAPQLAMWMQRMAANGCTDAVVEISSDALAQRRTAGLELDAAVLTNVRRDHIEEHGSIINYRKAKARIFKQLKPHGFAVVNADDPVSYKLLEEIDCPTITIGMKREAEITAQVLERSASEQTFLLSAGSETAAVRTRMIGDHHIYNCLTASAVGLVSGLDLASVVRGLETLDALPGRMERIECGQSFSVHVDNACSPHALAAALHSLRAVTRGRIFCVFGAEGDRDQDHRPLLGRVAERGSDWTVITSNNPGRESQMQIAHDILDGYQNPEKAHLLPDRAEAIYMALEKAKPGDAVLIAGKGQQLIQRIGGVEQPFDDRQTARDWLYDLGARQEKSKPAPFRVRRFSADDN, from the coding sequence TGTTCGTGGCGATTGTGGACGCCGACGGCGACGGGCACGACGAAGTGGCCCAGGCCATTGATCGCGGCGCCACGGCCCTGCTGACCGAACGTCCCCTGGTTGCCGGCGCGCCGGTCTGTGTGGTCGACGACACTCGCGAAGCGTTCGGCCGCATCTGTCATCGCCTGGCAGGTTCGCCTTCCGATCGGATGCGGGTTTACGGCGTGACCGGGACCAACGGTAAAACGGCAACCTCGATGCTGATCGCTTCCGTCCTGGAAGCCGGCGGTCGGGGCGTGGGCTTCACCAGCAGCCTGGGATACAGCGACGGCGTGAAGCCGGAGCCCGCCTCCCTGACGACTCCCGCAGCGCCCCAGCTGGCGATGTGGATGCAGCGGATGGCGGCTAACGGCTGCACCGACGCCGTGGTGGAAATATCCAGCGACGCCCTGGCCCAGCGCCGCACGGCCGGCCTGGAACTGGACGCCGCGGTGCTGACGAACGTCCGTCGGGACCATATCGAAGAACATGGCTCGATCATCAATTATCGCAAAGCCAAGGCCCGCATTTTCAAACAGCTCAAGCCGCATGGCTTTGCCGTCGTCAACGCCGACGATCCGGTCAGCTACAAATTGCTGGAAGAGATCGACTGCCCCACGATCACCATCGGCATGAAACGCGAAGCCGAGATTACGGCCCAGGTGCTGGAACGTTCCGCCAGCGAGCAGACCTTTCTGCTGTCGGCCGGTTCCGAAACCGCCGCCGTGCGGACGCGGATGATTGGCGACCACCATATCTATAACTGCCTGACCGCCTCCGCGGTCGGTCTGGTGTCGGGCCTGGACCTGGCGTCGGTCGTGCGGGGACTGGAAACTCTCGACGCCCTGCCGGGCCGAATGGAACGGATCGAGTGCGGCCAGTCGTTCTCGGTGCATGTCGATAACGCCTGTTCGCCGCACGCCCTGGCGGCCGCCCTGCACTCGCTGCGGGCTGTCACCCGCGGCCGGATCTTCTGCGTGTTCGGCGCCGAAGGGGACCGGGACCAGGATCATCGCCCGCTGCTCGGCCGCGTGGCCGAACGGGGTTCTGACTGGACCGTGATCACCAGCAACAACCCAGGCCGCGAGAGTCAAATGCAAATCGCACACGACATTCTCGACGGCTACCAGAATCCCGAAAAAGCCCACCTGTTGCCCGATCGCGCCGAAGCGATTTACATGGCCCTGGAAAAGGCCAAACCGGGCGACGCCGTGCTGATCGCCGGCAAAGGCCAGCAGCTGATTCAGCGAATCGGCGGGGTCGAGCAGCCGTTCGATGATCGCCAGACCGCCCGCGACTGGCTCTACGATCTGGGAGCCCGCCAGGAGAAATCCAAACCGGCGCCCTTTCGCGTCCGTCGTTTTTCGGCCGACGACAACTAG